GAGAAACTTTGAAATGACTAAAATGACCTTGAATTTCAGCATGTGGAACAGTGAGAGTCAATAGAATATGGAATATGACAGAGTTGTCCTTTCTATTAGACTAATGCAGAAAGGTAAATggaaagttaattaattaattagttaattaaatagttaattaattagtCAAATTAAATGCGTTTGTGTTTGTGGGCTATGGCTGACCGGTGATGACAACATATGCAGAAAAGAGCAGAAGATAGATGCTATTGGCCCCACGTGGCATAAAAGGAGGATCTTCCTTAAAAGGGGGTAAAAGGTCCCATGGTTTTACTATGTGACCACCCATAGAGGATACTTTCCCGTACACAAATTTTCACAACAGTTAATATGTCCACACCTATCTACTAACTCTACTTAGCTTCATGTGAAAGGGATTTATTTTACTTGACATTCTAATATGTTTGTCTTTTATCTATCTCCATTTTCGCACAGTTCatctttcatattaatttattgaatcattatattttgaaaaataaaataaaaattcaaatcaattaaaaaacaacactatccaacattatatttttttcaaacattcaaatatttgatttttaagaaatatattcctaagtaagataaataattaagaatgcttgtaaataatttaatctattcataacaaaataaatctgACAGATATACATGTTACCACAAACCTGAACTAATAATATAACAAGGTGAAATCATAAACAATACACAAAAgaagtttttgttctttttaggTTAATTAAATATGAGTTAGTTATTTCCGatcttataaatagaaataaaaaaaaaggatggtGAGAATAtctaattagaaattaaaatttccaaacaaaataataattgtagataaataaataataaaattattgaattcttcatttaaaactttcaaaaatttaactAACATATTTATAGTTCTTGGTCcacttcaaatttaatattcattaaaaaaaaaagtcttatcTGAAGTCTCATAAAAATACACATGCTAAATGAGAACACGGGTgtatttactttatattatatgaaaCACTTACGCTACACTGTCTTTTCTTATGACTGatacttatttaaatattaaaaaatgaaatttaaaaaaatagtgattcaaaataataaaataataaaaaatattgttgtttaaaaaataactaaatttaaattaatgatcATTTAACAGATAAAAttagtcatttaaatttaaaacaacagATATTTAAAAGGCTAAATCaagaaataatgttaaaaaaaatcgttatatatatataaattaataaatatgttttccatgttaattcttaaattttgtataaaattaaaattaatttttttatataatttgatctttaattttaaaaaatatattaatacaattttttaatttgattatattaaatttttgatgtgtcaaataacattttataccGAGTTAAAACTGattgacacttttttttatcgaatgtcaatataaaatattttttaacatataaaataattaatataactgaattaaaaaattatatcaatttatttttaaaatcttgaaaaaatattaaaatttgaaacatgAGTAAATTTTATCCAAAAACTTTGTTAAATTCTCCTCTTGCCATCCTTGATTCCGAAAACGGTATATGCTTGCATGCACGTGGACCACACTTGAAGGAGAAGCGCGTGAGAAGTTTTTGTTTCATAGacgtataaaaaattaaaaattccaaCGGCTAGATTAGATGTGTGGGTTAACGGAGCGAAAGATCTCTGCGTCCGTACAATTGGAAGATGTGACCAAACaactttttgtaaaataatcCTTTTAAAGcattactattatattataatattatttatttatgattgtaattttcaatttttttatcaaactcaTTTCTCATTACCTCTCTCGATACAGTGCAAAAACCAGGGGATCGTGCTTGGGTCTTTAGCAAAATGACCGGGTGCCGCCGGTGGAGAAGCGTGGTTGACTGTGGTTGAGAAACCGGGAGAAGTGGTATGCAGGTAGGCAGTGGGTCCCATCCGAGTACCCCAAACTTTCTGATATTTTCACGCACTCACGTCAGATAGGAAAATGTCggtgattttatttattcagTTTTGTTTGACGTATAAGGTAGACATTGCCCCAGTTTCACATATGCTTTGGCATGTATTATTTCATGATTATTGCCtcaaataatatgatatatttcaattttaaaatactgatatatatatatatatatatatatatatatatatatacatatatatttattaaacttatatctaaattaaatataaaaggtgGAGTTTGACCGAATATGAGACCAAAGCTAGAAACTCCACACAGGTGTCGTTTTGCTGCTACTTACTAGACATCCATAATGCAGATGATTGGTTTCAGAGGATCACGTTGAGACCTAAATGCCATCATTTTCTGTTAATTCAACACTGcagttttcttcttctgtttttgCTTGCTTTATTATTGGAACACTCAACCATCCTACCAACCtctttccttgttttttttacattttcttaagGTGGTCTCCTTAAAATTGTCATTTGTGATGGATGTAGGATAGTGAAAAACTGCACAAAGCAATGTCATTTGTAGGTTTGATGGAAACTACAAAATCCTGAACCTTCTTTGAGTGCGTATCAAGAATATTTATTGGTCGAAGAACAGCACATATTATAATGGAGACACTGTCCCCCATCATAACAACATGTTTATTCTTCTTCTCGGATTTATGTTACACTGCCTAATGTTGCAAATAAATGTGTCTATCACAGCCTAAGATTGGGTTTTTCTTACCATCATGTATAAACATTACAGTAAAAATATAGTATATTGACGTTAAAATAAGATGCGGTGAGCGTGGATCGAACACGCGACCTTCAGATCTTCAGTCTGACGCTCTCCCAACTGAGCTATCCCCGCATGTTATTACTCATTAAGGatataatagtttttatttaatatattgataCGTAATACATTTAGAAAGAATATACGAGGTTGAGCTAGACCAATCTaagttcatttattttcattaatgcATTGTGTGTCACGTTTCACGAAATCAGCTTTCATATGCAACGTgaaaagaagatttttttttattttttttaaaaatgactgAATACttgtaacaaaaaaaagtgAAGGCGAGAGACATAAGTGGTGTGTGTGTATTGTGTTTTGAATGAGGAAGTTAGGGTTGTGATATTGTGACCGAGGAATATCTTGAATAGAGTGCGAAGTACAGGTTTGACTCACTTAATAATTTGTAGAATCACTTTCTTGCTTTTTTATGCAAtccaaattttgtgaaaaaacgTACCTGGATGCACTGCAATGAAAGAAATTTGTTTAGCTGCGAAAAGGATAGTCCAAAACCCTTTCCTTTTAAAGCTTTTCTTAATGTCAACAACGCAAATGTTGCGTTTCGATATACCAAATAAGATAAACTCAAACTACTGTTCCTAGTACAAGCTTCCATAACTCACTTCACACTGCAAACTTGTTTATATAACCCACACCGTCTGTGTTTTCTTATTGGGCCCAGATATACGGTTACGAAgccttcttttgttttctcaccTCAAtcctagaatatatttttttaaatggtattataaattatatttctctCTACGTTAAaccaacatatataaaattaaaaatcatttcatcaatacaatttaaattttaaattttttataaacctttttatgattttgtaaaGTTGGCAAAATTAATGTGGTGATCTATTATACAATccagataaaaaattaatctcatTTAACAAATGGACAAAACTGATCGAATATCATGCTTCTAATAAGTGGCCAGCGAAGCATATCGAAGTCGTTTACGAGCTCAACtctattttctttcatatttcaaccaaaataatgatacttagacaattttttttgacaatatttatttttattttttcatattttaactgaaataatgatacttagacaatattttttgaaccAACTAACATTACTAACTAGCTTGTCACCATCTCTGTTAAGTTAACTTACCAAAATTGCTATATTGATCAGAGAGAATGGAAAAATTATGGATGGCAACTATCTTCACTGGTTAGAGACCTCTGTTACAAATGTCTTGAGTCACCCCAAGGAAAAGTATACTCTAATATTTCCAGCCTCACAAATTCATGcacattaaaagtaataaatagttaatatatGCTTacgtaataaattatataaaaaatgttttttttctattcattaaaCAATACATGAATGTCCGTTTAGTCTTCattctctatttctttttctgtcCGGAATAAAAGGCATGTGAAAGGTATAATCTAAAACTCTTCATCTACCTATTTACATACACATAGAGAATGTATAATCGAGAATCTTCGAATAAATTTTGCATGACATTTTATTGGAATGTGACAATTCCAAAAtggtatttttatttacaatttttctaaaaaaaaatacctgtGAAACTAGGATGGAAAGTGTTTTGGACGAAAACCCTCTATAAGAAGTTGAAGGGATtcgttttaatttctttaaaatacttGATTTCCAACCCTAATGACCTATGTAAAAGTAAAACACAAGTTTGTACAGTAGAAGAGGACGAAAAACAAAAGAGCAGtgaaaaatctaaatttaaattagaaagaaaatatacagAAATGTTCACGGAAGCCAGCCACTTATTTAATCTATACTTTACCAGTAACTAAAATTCAATTACTATTTTACAGAATATACTTATAGAAAACACTACCAAAGTAAAACACAATCAGTAAACAAGATCATGggtatagaagaagaaaaagatttcGTGTTATATCTCTTTAGGAACaaatttggaacaccaaaaagCATTCAAAAATCAGAATATCCCACTGAATTTCATGGCCACATTTCCAACACGGACGATTGTTTGAGATTTTGGATTAAgttgatggaaaaaaaattgtttactgTGACCGGGTAACTATAGATGAAGACTTCTAGCCGATGTTCAGCAGTAATAAGATTTGGATACacactttaaataaatttgtttcattCTACTCATATATCAAAAAGATCACCAAGAAAATATCCAACAGAAAGATAACGATTAACCCAAAAACAATAGTCCAAAATTCCTCAAACAAAATCTGAAAGAAAACAACTAACTGGTACATTTCCTGTCACCCAATCAGCAACCACATTACATAAACAAGTTGGGCTTCTTGGCCTTGTATGTGGTCTTCAGCTTCCTAGATGGTGGCCTAACTTTCTTGAAGACCAACGGGAACTTGATTTTGGAGTTGTGGAATTGTTTGGTGCTCTCCCTCTTGCAAAGCTTGGCTGGGATGGTGGCAGTCTTAATGATTTGGATGCAAGGGCACCTGACCCTGTGACGAGAAGCCATCTCATTGTACATCTGCTCAACTGCACCATTTAGAGTGGTATCACGGTACTCCTTATACATGTTGTGGTAACCGGTCCTACTCTGGTACCTCAACCATATCCCATAGTTCTTAATTTTTGTAGGGTTCTTCTCAAAAATCTGCAAAGTAAAACATTATTAACATAGGTAAACAACATACTCATGTAAAAAGCATCGCAAAACAGAGATGATTGCCAACACgacagaaaacaaaaagatgaCCAATAAAAATGACACTAACTGGGTAAAAGATTGCCAACtctaaaaataaggaaaattcTGAATAGACATAAAATAAATCGCATACAATCCAAACTACACATTTCGAAATTCTGTATAATAATTAGGAAATGATTCAACTAAACAATGGATTGAAATGAAGTCGAGTTCCTTTAAAAGACAATCTTAAGCTAAATAATGACCGAG
Above is a genomic segment from Vigna radiata var. radiata cultivar VC1973A chromosome 10, Vradiata_ver6, whole genome shotgun sequence containing:
- the LOC106775038 gene encoding 60S ribosomal protein L18a; protein product: MVTFRFHQYQVVGRALPTEADQHPKIYRMKLWATNEVRAKSKFWYFLRKLKKVKKSNGQMLAINEIFEKNPTKIKNYGIWLRYQSRTGYHNMYKEYRDTTLNGAVEQMYNEMASRHRVRCPCIQIIKTATIPAKLCKRESTKQFHNSKIKFPLVFKKVRPPSRKLKTTYKAKKPNLFM